The window ACTAGGATGGCTGAGTTCAATGCCCAGGTCCGCGACCGTGGCGGCGCCGCGGTGCTCGACCTGCACGGCGATCTCGATGGGCGAGCCGACGCCGCGCTGAACGGCGCGTACGCCGACGCGGCGGGGACGACAGCGGTCGTGCCGCTCGTCCTCAACTTCAAGGACGTCGGCTACATCAACTCGACCGGCATCGCCCTCATCGTCGGGCTCCTCGCCAAGGCCCGCGCCGAGGCGCGCAGCATCCGCGTCGTGGGGCTCTCTGAGCACTACCGACACATCTTCGAGATCACCCGTCTCGCGGACTTCATGAGCTTCTTCCCCGACGAGGAGACCGCGGTCGGGGCCCCAGCCCCGCTCGTCTAGGTCACTCAAATGCGAAGCGATAGTGACCCGGACTCCTACACCAACACCGCTCGAGCAGCTCGAGCCCGGAGAACACGAGGAGGACACGAACATGGGTGAAGCGACCATGGACCTGGCGGTGCGCGAAGTCGCCCCCGGCGTGACGGTTATCGATATCAAGGGCGACGTCACGCCCGCGAGCGAGGCCGCGCTCGTGGACGCCTACGGCAAGGTGAACGGGGCGCGCTCGGTCGTCCTGAACTTCAGCGACCTCGAGTACATGAACAGTGGCGGCATCGGCCTGCTCGTCACGCTCCTCGTGCGTGCGCAGCGTGCCAAGCAGCGGCTGCTCGCCTACGGCCTGTCCGACCACTACCGCCAGATCTTCGAGCTCACCCGCCTCGACGACGCGATCAAGATCCACGCCGACGAGGTCGCGGCGATCGCCCCTGGCGAGAACTCGAGTCCGCGCTAACTGACCCGAACCGCCAGGAGCCACGATGGACAGCCCCCGAGGCCAGCAACGCCCGAAGCCCCACGCGCCCCACCACGGCCTCGAGCCGTCGTGGCCGACGTCGCCGCCCGCCGCGACGGTGGACGCGCAGCCGGGCGGGGCGAAGACGCCGCGCGACGCCGGCAACTGGGCGAAGCCGGTGGGGGCGCTGCACGTCGCTCGGGATTCCTTCGACGGCGGCTTCAACCTCAACGTCGAAGGCAAACGGCTCGCCGGGCCGGTCCAGGGCTTCGGCAGGATGTGGCAGAAGACGTACCGGGCGCGCTTCGGCGTCGACGTGTCCCCCGAGGAGGTCATCCGCGTCTGGAAGGACCGCTTCCCCGAGTTCTGGCCGGAGGGCAACCGCTTCTTCGGTCCGCTGACCGGGATCGCCCCCGGTGAGGTCGCGGTGCTGAACCTGGCGATGCCGGGGCGCATCACGCTGTCGACCGGCGTGATGGTCGTGTACTCCGACGACGAGTCGTTCACGTTCATGACGCCGGAGGGTCACATGCTGGCGGCGTGGATCACCTTCTCCGCCTACCGCGACGGTCCGGAGACGGTCGCACAGGTGCAGGCGCTGCTGCGCACCCAGAACCTCATGGTGGACCTCGGCAACGTGCTGATCGGCGGCTTCAAGAAGGAGGACCGCTTCTGGGAGCACACGCTCCAGCAGCTGGCGGGCCACTTCAGCGTCACCGCCCCGGCGGTCATCCTCGACGCGGTCTGCGTGGACCGCAAACGCCAGTGGCGCAACGCCCTCAAGTTCCGCAACGACGCGATGCTCCGATCCACCTTCTACCAGCTCGGCCGGTCGTTCCGACGTTCGGCTCGCAGCCCGCGCGGGTGAGAGGCGCTGACCAGACACGAGCGCCAACGATGCGGTACGTGCCTGCGGCAGCCGCGCTGGGAGTGTTCGGAGGAACCTGACCATGCCGATCCTGCGGCACGCGGCCTGGCCGGTGTTCGCCCTCTGCGTGGTCGGCGCCGTGGCGACGCCCGCCGTCGGGGTCCTCATCGGCAGACACGAAGCGGCCGGGGACACGGGGGACCTCGTCGCGGTGTCCCTGCTCCTGGTGGCGTTGCTGGCGTTCCCGGCGGTCGGGGCGGTGATCGCGTCCCGGCTTCCCCGCAACGCGGTCGGGTGGCTGCTGCTCGGCATCGGCTTGCTCTACGCTGCCGGGCCCCTGGCGGACGCCTACGCCAACGCCGGCGACCCCGACCTTCCGCTGCGGGCGTACGCGGGGTGGTTCGTCCACGCGACCATCCAGAGCCCGGCCGGCTTCGCGCCGTTCGCCCTGCTGCTGCTGCTGGTACCGGACGGGCGGCTGCCGTCCCCGAGGTGGCGTCCTGTCGCCTGGGGCCTCGTCGGGTCCGCCACCGCCTTCATCGTGCTGGTGGCCCTCAAACCGGGCGACCTGGCCGAGGTCCACCCCGCCACCCCGAACCCGTTCGCCGTGGCCCCGATCGGGGCGGTGTGGCGGCGGGCGGAGGTGCCGCTGCTGC is drawn from Actinomycetota bacterium and contains these coding sequences:
- a CDS encoding anti-sigma factor antagonist (This anti-anti-sigma factor, or anti-sigma factor antagonist, belongs to a family that includes characterized members SpoIIAA, RsbV, RsfA, and RsfB.), with the translated sequence MAEFNAQVRDRGGAAVLDLHGDLDGRADAALNGAYADAAGTTAVVPLVLNFKDVGYINSTGIALIVGLLAKARAEARSIRVVGLSEHYRHIFEITRLADFMSFFPDEETAVGAPAPLV
- a CDS encoding STAS domain-containing protein is translated as MDLAVREVAPGVTVIDIKGDVTPASEAALVDAYGKVNGARSVVLNFSDLEYMNSGGIGLLVTLLVRAQRAKQRLLAYGLSDHYRQIFELTRLDDAIKIHADEVAAIAPGENSSPR